Part of the Salvelinus sp. IW2-2015 unplaced genomic scaffold, ASM291031v2 Un_scaffold5049, whole genome shotgun sequence genome is shown below.
gatccgtgtggaagaacttgactggcctgcacagagccctgacctcaaccccatcaaacacctttgggagtGAATTTgaaacgccgactgtgagccaggcctaatcgctccaACATCAGTGCTGACCTCAAGATGCTCGTGGCAGAATAGAACAAGTCCCCGCCAGCAACTGTTTAAACATCTGTGGAAAGCTTCCCAGAGGACtggaaggctgttatagcagcaaaaaagggggaccaactccatatgaatgattttggaatgaggtttGACGAGGGTGTAACATACTTTTTGATCAATTGTAGTGTATTTAGCTGTCTGCTGCCTGCTTGCTTCTTCTCTGCCGGTGGTTCCGAAGCCCTCTGTTAATACGTGATTTTTAGCTCTCCTGTGTAGGAGAGCCCTCTGCTATAAACAAACAACATTACTTCGAGCTATTTGTCTGTTAAGTGCTTGCTTGCCCTGGTGTTCCTGGGACGGTTGCTAAAAAACACCTACTTGTTTTTGTCTGTTAGTGCTCTGGCCTGCCCGGTCTTCTTTAGGGGGCTTCCTATATCAACAAACATTACTTCAGCGACGCCAACGGTAACCGGGGCGGAGCGCCCAACGTGGCTGTGGTTCTGGTAGACGGCTGGCCCACCGACAAGGTAGAGGAGGCATCACGCCAGGCCAGAGAGTCTGGTATCAACATCTTCTTTGTGACCATCGAGGGACCCGACGAGAACGAGAAGCAGAATGTGGTGGAYCCGAATTTTGTGGACAAGGTATATAGAGACGATGGTCACCGGGTCACCCTTAGCTATGTTAACACATACAGCTGCTTCCAATTCACCCCTGGCTATGCAACACGTACATCCGCTTACAATTCCCTCACAATTTGAGCCCTGTCCCTTCATGAAACCCTTCCTAACCACCTAAccatcttctctcatctctcaacAGGCGGTGTGTCGAACCAACGGTTTCTACTCCCTACCCGTGTCSAGCTGGTTCGCCCTGCGGAAGGCAGTCCAACCCCTTGTCAAGCGAGTGTGTGACACCGACCGTCTCGTCTGCAGRAAGACCTGCCTTAACGCTAACGACATCGCCTTCGTCATCGACGGATCCAGCTCTGTGGGCACCGGGAACTTCCGGACCGTCCTGCAGTTCGTCGCTAACATCACGCGGGAGTTTGAGATATCGGACACGGACACACGAGTCGGCGCAGTGCAGTATACGTACGAACAACGGCTGGAGTTTGCCTTCGGGCAACACAACAACAAGGCTGATCTGCTTAATGCCATAAAGAGGATTAATTACTGGAGCGGCGGGACCAGTACTGGAGCGGCTATCACCTACGCAGCAGAGCAGCTGTTCAGCAAGTCCAAACCCAACAAACGCAAGATCATGATCGTTATCACCGACGGGAGGAGCTACGATGATGTCAGAGCTCCAGCATTGGCCGTCCATCGCCAAggtgaggggtcagaggttagaggttgATTGGTGTGGTTTGAAAATCTGGCCAATGGGGGGGAAAGCTCCTCTTTAAGAAAAAGCACCTCGATATGAAGGTAATTTAGCATCATACTGGTGGATAATTTTGGATtgctattttattatttcttcATATGGGAAACTAAATTAAAGCTAAGTTGGTGTGAAACCAAATTGAAATGTAATGAAAGCTAAATTGGTGTGAAACCAAATTGAAATGTAATGAAAGCTAAGACTTTATTAACACTAAGTGTACTTAATCAGTTGTTAGCCAAAGGTGCTAACAATGACGCTAGGTTAAAACTATATCTCTGAAAAAGGACCACACTTTATGATTTAGCTAATGTTATGGCCGTATTCAAGTCACCGGTTTTANNNNNNNNNNNNNNNNNNNNNNNNNAATGAGTGAAACAAAATTGAAATGTAATGAAAGCAATAGAGTACAAATGCTTTGAAGCTAATGGTGTGAAACAAATTGAAATGCAATGAAAGCTAAGTTGGTGTGAAACCAAGTTGAATGTAATGAAAGCTTAAGTTGGTTGTGAAACAAGTTGAAATGTAATGGAAAGCTAAGTTGTGTGAAACCAGTTGAAATGTAATGAAGCTAGTTGGAGTGAAACCGAATTGAAAATGTATATGAAAGCCTAAGGTTGGAGTGAAACCGAATTGAAATCGTAAGGAAAGCTAAGTTTGGTGTGAAACCAAGTTGAAATGTAATGAAAGCTAACGTTGGTGTGAAACCagttgaaatgaaaatgaatgaagaactataactgaacaaaatataatgcAACACGCAACAATTCCAAAAGAGTTACAAaactcatataaggaaatcagtcattggaaataaattcattagaccctatcTATGGATTTCCACAtggactggaaatacagataacaTCTGTGGTCCacagaatacactatatacaaaagggtatgtggacaccccatcaaTTAGTGGAtcgggctatttcagccacacccgttgctgcaGGTTGCCATTGAATTGAGCACAACAGCCCATTGCGAatcccatagacaaacattgcagtagaatggccttactgacagCTTAgtggactttcaacgtggcaccgtcataggatgccacctttccaaacaatgtcagtttgtcaaatatctTTGCCCTGCTACAGCTTTCCCCGGTCAACATGTATGCTGTTATTGTTGAAGTGGAAACCTCTTAGGGACAACAACGGCTCCAGCCCGCGAAGTGGTAGCCACAGCTAACAGAATGGGACAAGCTAAGTGCTGAAtgcacgtagcgcgtaaaaatcgtctgttccTCAGGTTGTAACCCTCACTTACAGAGTTAAAAAAATGCCTCTGATGCAATGTCGGCACAAGAAGGAACTTGTTAGtcgaagcttcatgaaatgggtttccgatGGCAAAGCAACAACACAAGCCTTTAAGGATCACACTGCCAAATGCCCaacgtcagctggagtggtgtaacgcccgccgccattggactctgggcaGTTGGAAACCGAGTTTTTCCTGGAGTGatgatcacgcttcaccatctgggccACCGACGGACTGAGTTTGGCGGGATTCAGGAGAACAACCTGCCCCAACCAGTGCCAACTTTAAGTTTGGAGGAGGAAATGTCGGGGCTGTTTTAATattggttcgggccccttagtttccagtgaagggaaacttTTAAaccactacagcatacaatgacattctagaccgaTTCTGTGTTCCAACTTATGGCAACAGGCCTTTCTGTTTCAGCTATGACAATGCCTCAGTTGCACAAAGTGAGGACACACAGAAACCCGAAGTTGTTGAATCCTTGCCTGTGAGAACAACTTGATTCGCGCGCCAATAAGCTACCATGCGCTCTGAACCTAATACAAACCTGCAAATAACGAACACCTTCGCGCGATGCAATTGGACTGTCAGACTGCGAGCCATTAGGGAACCTCATATCGCTCCAACTACTTCTATCAGATAGCGCCCGACCTTCACGAATGCCCTCCTTGGAAGCCTCGAATGGAAAGCAAAAGTCCTCGCGTACAGCAATACTACCATTACACTCTAGTGGGAACAGCTACTatacccagaagagtggaggcctaTCCTTCAATACCGCATTGGCATATGCCTTTGCCAAAACAGTGCCTATGTGTCGCAACAAGACCCAAtgcccagaagagtggagggggCTGTGTGATATAACATAGCGACGCTCAATTTGTCTAGCCCTCACAACATCCTAGTTGGAAAGCCGTGTCCAGAAAGGAAGTAGGAGGCTGTCTATAGCACCGCAAACCTGTAATCCACCATCTAAGTCGGAAGCAGCGCTCCCAAGACAAAGACGTCAGGCAGGCTGGCGGCCCTAATAGCGACAAATGTACAACATACATCTAGTTGGTGGAAGAGCCTGCCTCATCCTCCACCAAAGCAGAGTGGGCCATCGGCTCAGTCTTACTGCGCATTGTGTGCGGCGGAGAACATCTAGTGGAGGCTCCAACCAGACCTTCCGAGAGTTAGAGTGGAAAGCATGGCGCTGTGCCGAATGATAGCCCAAGGCGCAACTCAGTCTCTCGCTTCTAAACAAGCTTCTTCCCGATGGGAAAGCGGACTCCCAAGATAGGAGTGGAGGCTTTGTGTAACATTTTGGCTGGCCCAACAACCAGTCCATAGCTAGCAATGTCCTACCCAACATTCTCGTGAGAGACATTGTTCTCTCTCCCAAGCTAGATGAGAATTGGGTAGACATGCTGCCTGTGAAGGCTCGCTAACAAGGCCTTTATCCCTACTTCATGCATCTGCAAGTTCTGTTCCAATCCAACCTAGGTGTTGCAACCATTGCTGCTCTGTATTAATAGCCCCACGGTTTTGGGAAAGGGTGAATGGGCGCCCAGTAAGAGGGTTGCCGACTAAGGAATGTGCTGATAACGTATTGGCAAAACAGGCCCACTGCTATGAGCAGCAATTCGTTCCAAACCACTCTAGGGTGGAAAAGTCGCTCTTTCCCAGCCGAACCGAAGTGGTAGGAACATTGTCCTGTTATAAACCCTCAGCCAGACCTCCCGTCTTTCCAACTTCCTATCTCTGTAGGTGAGAAGCTAGCCGTTCCAGAAGCAAGTGGACCGAGGCTATGTTTATGAGCAGCCAATTTGGCTTTCCTTTCCAAAATCAACCCAGGGCTTCTTCCATTCCTTCTCTGGAGTGGAAAAGCCTTAACCGAGTTGCCACTAGATAAGGAGGAAACGTGAGTTGAGGCCCTGTTATATTAAAAGCCGTAGCCACCCCTTAATCTTTTCTTGGCCAGAAAACGAGATCCTTTTCGCTAACCAGTGAAGAAATGTTTGAGACCTTCCGAGATAAGAGTAGACAGGCTATTTCAAGCTGTTCACTTAAGGGTTAGAGAGACTTTTCTGCCCGCCTATTTAACTGCCCCCAACGCCTCCAAAGGCTAACCAGATGTGAAACcatgcaatgttccaacatcgtaGATGGAAAGCCCTTTGGCCAGGAAGACCTTGGAGGCTGTTTTATAGCAGCATATGTCGCAACATCCTCAGTGGTGAATAAAGCAGAACCTTTCCTCCACACTGAAGACTGTTGGAGCGTGGGAGAAGGCAGCGCTGGATGTATTAACACTGGGTTAATTTCGCCAATGTTCCCCTGTGCACATCAGAGTTGTTGGGCGGGAGTGTGTCGCGTATGGCAGCGGTGAGAGAGGGCAAGGAGGAGAGGGTGGGTAACACgcgttttgtgtctgtgtgtcatatTTGTCGACACAGGCAAATATATGCCACACGTCAGGATGGGTgtacacaaccccccccccctccccccccgccccctccggCCGGCCCggccccaccccccccaccccccccccccccccccaccccacacacacacacaccaactgccaCAAGGCTCAAAGGAATCTTCAGCACAGCCCTTTCCTGAACATTCTTATTGATGGAATTGACGTTGGTTCCCATTGGTCATTGGGCTGCACCCGCTTGGCTCTTGAGGCTCACTGTCCCTGGCCTTGGCAAACCCACGTAAATCCATCACATTACTTGACGTTATCACGGCCATAGGGCATGGTTTAAATGGCCCACGAACCCAGCCAGCCAGTTTAGCAATCAGCCAGCCATTTCATTCATCTTTTCAATCTACATAGGAATCACAGTTTAAGAGGGAGAGGCAGTTCCGGCAGCCTTGAACCTGGAAAGCGATCTTTAAAATATCGATCTGATCGCCCAAAGCAGAGTGGTCTCCTCAGAGTTGCAGAAAGAGGGGAAGAAAACAGTAATTTTAGTGATTTAAATAGGTGATCTGTCAAGCTGCGAGTACCAGATAGTAAATTGTTGTGGGCGCCGGGCAATTTCCTACCCACAATTTCCCATTCTTTGGTCACCATGGGGCTCTCTGTGGGAGGAGGGCCCCTTGCCCTTAGGAGGCGGAGACCAAATCGGGAGCTAGAAAGTGTGGTCACTGAAACTCTGACGTGTCAGTTTTCTTTTACAAGGCCTGAGGCCAACAGAGGAAGAACTCTGGAGCACAGCGAGTGGCATTGTGAAATGGTTAAGATGAATGACTGTTTATAATTTGGCTTTTAACATGGTAGCTCTACTGTAGATGTTATTTCATGTGCGTTTTTTTCACGAGTTGCGATTGAGTGAGATGCTACTTATCCACAGAGAACATCCAACTTTTCATTCTCATACAGAACTTGCTCTTCACTTGCGTTCAAAACATGTCCATATAAAGCCCATCCTTTTTGGCCTGGCTATTGTGAATGGGTGTGTGATTTGGGAGAGGCTCAACACTCTTATTTGGTATTTTCGTAAAACACGGCATCTTACATTGTAAGCCCTTGTTAGGTTTATCTTCCCAGATGGCCAATATGAATGTATGGATTCAAAAGGCCTCAGCATCCAGGAACTCACTCGGACTGGcatatggataaaaaaaaaaaaacatgtcaaaattAAGAAATTTTTCACTTAGATAACAAAACGACAGAAAAAAGAGGAACGACAAGCTCAAACTAAGCGCTTGGCTTTTAAAATGTTTGATATGTTACAAAAATCGTCTTGAAAGCCCTTCCCTTTGACACAGGAAGGAATATGCAGTTATGCAGACTCACCAAATATTTTTTTCAGCATTTAAGCATCATTATATATTTATAACTTGGTGCCAGAAGTGACAGAGACTGAGCTAGATGACTAGGCCACCAATTATGGCAACCGTGGCTGGACTGTCTCTGCGTAGTGGGAATATCTGATTGCACTTTTTAAAACCCTGGCATTTCATCCAAGTAGTTGCTTATAGCGAAAACCTGATGGTGCAGAGCTGGAAAATTGACTTTTGATTTAATAATACGTCCTTTACATTTGGCGCATTAAAAAGTGCCTCAAACGCTTGCAGGATCTCTAGCGTCTGGAGAGCACGGCAAGGCAGCAGGAGAAGAGTCTATGTGTGATGCAGAAACCGCCCATTACGATGGAAAGAGAAGCAAATTACACGacggaaaaaaatataaaaactggGGCTGCCACAAAATTTCTTCTTTTTCAGGTTTTCTGAACCTTTCAATAAGATGAAGGGAGTACCAGAAACAAACCATAGGTGGAAATCATTGAAAGCAAAGGCGTGAATGATTAAAAGCGCTGAAAAATAGGCCAGATTCAAACAGACAAAACTAATGATTTCCGTTCTGGCtttcaatcccccccccccttcttccccctctcttgccAGACTCAAGCGAAGGCTATCCACTGCCCAGGACGAGTGTTCGCTATTCCTGGGTTCCATTCGGGGACCGCTGCTGGATGGCCCCGTGTGCCCGGCCCAGCCCGTGGCCAAAGTCTCTCTGAGCATGGCCACCACCACGTAATACGTCATTTGCCCTGTCCATCGGAGGCCACCACCCGTTGATGTGCCCCACTACGAGGACTGCGGCACCGGCACCAATCAAACGGACTTTTGCCCCTTCGGCAAAAGACGGCCCAGAGGACCCAGAGCGGGGCGAGCTCAAAAGTGGGCAACAAGGGGACAAATGATGGAGTCGCAGGCATACAGCCCCAAAGGGCAACGGCGGCGCTGTGCGCGAGGCAGGCAAACGGCGCGCGAGGCAGCCAAGCCCCTTCACCTACCCCGTGACCCTGAAAGCCCGCCTTGGGCCAACGGCGGCCCATCCGGCTGACAACACGCTCAAGGGTGCCGCGACGTGAGCGCATCGCCAACCACGCATTGCTGCGAACAGACCGAGGAAGGCAGCCGACACCGGCCGTCCGGGAGACTCTAACACGCTTCCGTTCCACGCAGCGGACATCTTGAGAAGGAGTCTCCCTAGAAAAGTGCAAGCGCCACTGAAGACATTGATGCTCTAACGGGCCTCAGGGGAgccttcacaccacacacacacacaccacaacactataAAACCAAACACGTATATATATCTCCGCCATAGCTGTGTGTACGCAGTAGAAACTCAAGCTCGAGGCAAGAAAAAAGGACAGAGACGACATCTTGAGTCATAGTATACAGTACCTACGACCAGTTTCTGACACAGCCCAGATATGGAAAACCGTTACTGGAATATGCTTGAGCTTTGTGTTGTGTCCTCAAGAAAAAGTGAAGCGGCCTTGGATGGTGGCTTTGTTGTAGTCgcgtacattttctttgtttGCTTTTCCGTTTGTTTGCTGCTCACCCACGTCTGCAGCCAGTGGACAGGCAGGTTACTGTTGACTGATGTAGACAACGGCCCAATCGTGCCCTTCGGCCGGATCGGCCTCTTGCCGCCGAGGCTGGCACTGTTCGAATTTTTGGATTGGACATCTACACTGACAGATATTTAAAAGTTACGTTATGCCTTTTGAACTTTTTTGTGTTCACTGAACTTGAGATTTGCCTTTCGATTTGGTTTGCAGTTTGCTTCGCTGTCAAATCCAACTTTGTTGTTATTCCTTTTTGGTAGAGTGAGCTCACCACAGCGCCAACAAGCCTGAAAACAGACAGAGTACACAGGGTATTGTTCTTCTTTTTTGAACCATTGCCTCCGATGCGCGTCTTGACGAGGTGCTCAGTCGTAAAGACGGAGAAAGAATGGAATGGGGAACAGTATTTATGGCTTATCACCGATGGAGCTAAATGAACTTCGCTATCTGGCCCAGGGCACTTCCGTCACGACCGAGATGTTATTgggattgaggggaaaaaaaacattgctttagAAATCTCCTAGTGCCAATCTTGATTGTAGCCAGTGGAGCACGAGTTAGAGAACTTTGTGCTCTGGTCTTTGTACTTTTTTCTGGAGTTTTTGACTATGGGGCTAGGAAATAAGGGATCGTCACTCACGTCTGCTATGTTGAACCTTCTGTTATAGTGGTTATACTAGTATCATTTTAATAACCTGTTGTTATTGTTGGACAAATCCCTTTAATTGTTTTTGTTACAGAGtaaaaaattaataattaataaccATCGTCAGCCTCGATATTCAGCTGAAGCTACGCGGTAGCGTTtgttacacaaacacaaaaaagaaaaaaaaaacattatgccaaaatatatttataaataattTTGAAAAATGATTATAATGAGGAATATTTAATTCTGTTAGttttatttagttattttattCAGTAAGTTTAAACTTGAAATAATGCTTTTTGttgattcatttattttttgcttTTTGCTTAGTTGGTTTTGAATCAatgattcttttttattttttgaaatgaACTGGATTCTTTTTGTGTTACTGTTGTGTTACCCTGGCcaactgtgacttcagtttctaCCTTGATTGTAAAGAGTTTCTTATTGTCAGTTCTTTGTGCCATGAAAGTTTTTGTGTGGGCAaaatagaaaatgtaaaaaacaaaaaaaagcaattttcagCAGCGCAACAGCAGCTGGACGCCTGTGCCAAGCTGGAGCTTTGAATGAGATAGTGCATAAATGATATAACCAAAAGAAGGACTTACAAACAAAAACCTTACAAGCGTTACCGGCTCTTATTTATTTAACGTAAGAGATGTGAAGAGTCTCTTTAAGATTTAGTTTTTTTCAACTTATTGCACGATGATTCCAACATATTTCTGTGTCTGTTGGTTTGGACTAAGTTACACCCGTAAGTTCCTCTCACTTCGGAACTGGCCTTCTTAGTGATACGAACCAGGGATTAGAAAGGGCCTAGTGAACTTCTTCAAAGTAAAGCGACTTTAAGGTATGATAAGGGACATTGTCGGTCAACATAGAGTTTTGTGTCATCATTTGGTACCCATTCTCATTTGAATTGTAGTTGAAAATATAATTAAGACACAAGTCAAATTCTATTCTTTACCGTACACAATGcacaaaccaaaaacaggatGGG
Proteins encoded:
- the LOC112077920 gene encoding LOW QUALITY PROTEIN: vitrin (The sequence of the model RefSeq protein was modified relative to this genomic sequence to represent the inferred CDS: inserted 2 bases in 1 codon): IIATENPVTEFSLKAYTNPESXETCRNKITQKEMSNVGELGASYINKHYFSDANGNRGGAPNVAVVLVDGWPTDKVEEASRQARESGINIFFVTIEGPDENEKQNVVDPNFVDKAVCRTNGFYSLPVSSWFALRKAVQPLVKRVCDTDRLVCRKTCLNANDIAFVIDGSSSVGTGNFRTVLQFVANITREFEISDTDTRVGAVQYTYEQRLEFAFGQHNNKADLLNAIKRINYWSGGTSTGAAITYAAEQLFSKSKPNKRKIMIVITDGRSYDDVRAPALAVHRQGVIAYSIGTSWAAQDELEYIATDPDKEHSYFVDEFDSLYKFVPKVVNNICQEFNSQPRN